The genomic segment AATATTATTTTTGACTTCGTTGATGCTATCGGGGAACAGAATAATGAACAGGCTCTGCATTTACTAAATCAGATGATAAATAATGGGCAGTCTGAAATAGGTCTATTAATGATGATAGCCCGCCAGGTTAGATTAATTTTGCAGTGCAAAGAATTATATCAACAAGGGAAGAAGCCCCAACAGATTGCTAATAGATTAAATCAGCATCCTTATCCGATTAAGAAATGTATTAAACAGAGTAAGAATTTTTCCATTTCTGAACTAGAAGATATATTAGAACAGTTATTAGAAAGTAATATTAATTTAGTAACTGGAGAGGATAAAGAATTAGAGTTAGAACTTTTAATTTTAAAGCTAGGTCAGATAGTGAACAGTAATTAAATAAGAAGACCCTACATCTATTATATGATGTAGGGATTTTTTTAATTGATTAATTTATTAACTCTGCGTTCTAGCTTGGACTTTCTGCGAGCAGCAGTATTTTCATGTAAGATACCTTTAGTAACTGCTTTATCTATTGTCTGTTTAGCTTCTCTTAATTCTTCTTTAGCAGTTTCTACCTCTTCGGCTTCTAAAGCTTCTTCAACATTTTTAATTGCTTCTTTTAGTTGATCTTTAACTTTTCGATTTCTCTCTTCTTTCTTTTTGGCGACTCTTACTCGTTTAGTAGCTGATTTACTAGTTGGCATTTTCAGTCACCTCCTTTAATGTTAGCAATAACTAGCTATGTAAAATATGCTTACATTCCAGAGTAACAAGAAGAATTTTATCATAGAGAACATAAAATTGCAAGTTATAATCCAGTTTTGAATATAAAAAATAGAAATGGTTATTATAATAACTGAAATTAAGGAGGTGAAAAAATGCAAGGCTGGTTAGGAGCAATTATTAGATTTATAGTTTCAGCTTTTGTACTTTTAGCAGTAAGTTATTTTCTGCCGGGATTTGAGATTGTAGGCTTTGCTAATGCTTTGATTGCAGCAGTAGTAATCGCGCTTATAGGATATATCATTGAAAGCATTCTGGGTGATGATGTTTCACCCCAGAGTCGAGGTCTTGTCGGTTTTCTGACTTCGGCATCTGTAATTTATTTAACTCAGTTTGTAGTTGGTAATATGACAGTAACTATAATAGGAGCTTTACTGGCAGCATTAGTAATTGGAATTGTTGATGCTGTTGTTCCAACAGAATTAAGATAACTAATTAATTAGGGTAGGAGATACCAGTGTCAAAAGATAATATTAATCCTTATACTGATTTAGCAATTGAATCTCGGGATTTAGCTGTTGAACGGACTGGCGGTGAAGTCAAAGGCGTTAAGGTAGATGAACAGACAATAGATCATGCCAAGATAACTAGAATCGAAGTAATGAATAAGCAGGCAGCTGAAGCTCTTGGTAAAAAGCCTGGGCATTATATTACAATCCACTCTGATAAATTAAGAGAGAATAATCGCCAGATTCATGAATATTTAAGCGGAGTAATGGCAGCAGAATTAAATCAATTAGTAGATTATAATTCTTTAGCTAAAACTTTTGATCAAGAACCGACAATTTTAGTAATCGGTTTAGGTAATTGGAATGCTACTCCTGATGCCTTAGGCCCGCGGGTAATTCACAATTTATTAGTAACTAGACATCTGTATGATTCTTCACCAGAAGATGTGCGGGACGGTATGAGGCCTGTCTGTGCTCTGGCTCCAGGAGTATTGGGTTTAACAGGAATTGAAACAGCAGAGATTCTAAAAGGAGTTATCGATAGAGTTGATCCTGATTTAGTAGTTGCAGTCGATTCTTTAGTTGCTAAAGAAGCTAAACATCTTAATGCTACTATTCAAATCAGTAATACCGGTATTTATCCCGGATCTGGATTAGGAAAACAGCGGTTAGGGATTACTAAAGAAGACATGGAAGTTCCAGTGATTGCTTTAGGTATTCCAACTGTTGTTAATTCCGTAACTATAGTTAATGATACAATTGATGAATTAATGGAAAATAGAGGTTTAAGTAATACTAATTTACAGCAAGAACTAGGACAGGTTAATAATCAACAGAAACAGCAGTTGATCAAAAGAATACTACAGCCCTATTTGGGTGATTTAGTTGTAACTCCAAAGGGAATAGATGAATTAATTCGGGATGTAGGAAGGATAGTTGCTGGCGGTTTAAATGTTGCTTTTCATCCGGATATTAAAAAAGAAGATGTTTCACTCTATCTGCAGTAAAGAAAGCTCTGGCTTTTAGCCAGAGCTTTCTTAGTTATATTTTCTGGAATTCTGCATAGTTATCATAATAGA from the Acetohalobium arabaticum DSM 5501 genome contains:
- the rpsT gene encoding 30S ribosomal protein S20; protein product: MPTSKSATKRVRVAKKKEERNRKVKDQLKEAIKNVEEALEAEEVETAKEELREAKQTIDKAVTKGILHENTAARRKSKLERRVNKLIN
- a CDS encoding phage holin family protein; protein product: MQGWLGAIIRFIVSAFVLLAVSYFLPGFEIVGFANALIAAVVIALIGYIIESILGDDVSPQSRGLVGFLTSASVIYLTQFVVGNMTVTIIGALLAALVIGIVDAVVPTELR
- the gpr gene encoding GPR endopeptidase encodes the protein MSKDNINPYTDLAIESRDLAVERTGGEVKGVKVDEQTIDHAKITRIEVMNKQAAEALGKKPGHYITIHSDKLRENNRQIHEYLSGVMAAELNQLVDYNSLAKTFDQEPTILVIGLGNWNATPDALGPRVIHNLLVTRHLYDSSPEDVRDGMRPVCALAPGVLGLTGIETAEILKGVIDRVDPDLVVAVDSLVAKEAKHLNATIQISNTGIYPGSGLGKQRLGITKEDMEVPVIALGIPTVVNSVTIVNDTIDELMENRGLSNTNLQQELGQVNNQQKQQLIKRILQPYLGDLVVTPKGIDELIRDVGRIVAGGLNVAFHPDIKKEDVSLYLQ